One Planktothrix sp. FACHB-1365 genomic window carries:
- a CDS encoding glycosyltransferase family 2 protein, with the protein MSQPLISAIICTYNREQYLGLAIDSLLQQDFPEFEVIVVDNASTDGTRQVVEARLPHAKLRYIYEPITGLSVARNTGAKIAQSPILAYLDDDAIATPQWLRMLYSAYENHPKLAIAGGKVTLIWPEGITSPPWLSDNLAGNLGAYNLGEQWVDIKNPGLTPRGLNYSIRRSFLEKIGGFDINLGRVGKRLLSNEELQMTELALQDGWQVAYIPEALVAHHVAPERVNRSWFMERGWWQGISECYREQLAGRDGMIQLGRGGERILRGLYKTIKYFGNPALRFDNFVYAYGQIGYLGAAISGLVRSPSQRENQP; encoded by the coding sequence ATGTCACAACCGCTTATTTCTGCAATTATTTGTACCTACAATCGAGAACAATATTTAGGGTTAGCGATTGATAGTTTACTACAACAGGATTTCCCTGAGTTTGAAGTGATTGTAGTAGATAATGCTTCCACGGATGGAACCCGTCAAGTGGTGGAAGCTCGTCTTCCCCATGCCAAATTGCGATATATTTATGAACCGATTACAGGTTTATCCGTAGCCCGGAATACGGGGGCAAAAATTGCTCAAAGTCCGATTCTTGCTTATTTAGATGACGATGCGATCGCCACACCTCAATGGTTAAGGATGTTATATTCAGCTTATGAAAATCATCCGAAACTCGCCATTGCTGGGGGCAAGGTTACTTTGATTTGGCCGGAAGGAATTACTTCCCCACCCTGGTTATCGGATAATTTAGCTGGAAATTTGGGTGCGTATAATTTAGGGGAGCAGTGGGTGGACATTAAAAATCCAGGTTTAACACCGAGAGGATTAAATTATTCCATCCGTCGCAGTTTCTTAGAAAAAATTGGCGGTTTTGATATTAATTTAGGTCGGGTGGGAAAACGATTGTTATCCAATGAAGAATTACAGATGACTGAACTCGCACTCCAAGACGGTTGGCAAGTTGCCTATATTCCTGAAGCCTTAGTCGCCCATCATGTTGCACCGGAACGGGTGAACCGATCTTGGTTTATGGAACGGGGATGGTGGCAAGGCATTAGCGAATGTTATCGCGAACAATTAGCGGGACGAGATGGCATGATCCAACTGGGACGCGGCGGAGAACGCATTCTGCGAGGATTGTACAAAACTATTAAATATTTTGGCAATCCTGCCTTACGATTTGATAATTTCGTGTATGCTTACGGTCAAATTGGCTATCTCGGTGCTGCTATTTCCGGTTTAGTTCGTTCCCCGTCTCAACGAGAAAATCAGCCCTAA
- a CDS encoding glycosyltransferase family 2 protein, with product MTSNLSKLPVSVLIPARNEQANLPACLTSVARADEIFVVDSQSSDRSVEIAENYGAKVVQFYFKGGWPKKKNWSLENLPFRNEWVLIVDCDERITPESWDEIAEVIKNPEYTGYYINRRVFFLGTWIRHGGKYPDWNLRLFQHKLGRYENLQTEDVPNTGDNEVHEHVVMSSGKVGYLKEDMLHEDFRDLFHWIERHNRYSNWEARVYYNLLTGADDSKTIGASLFGDSVKRKRFLKKIWVRLPFKPLLRFILFYFIQLGFLDGKAGYIYGRLLSQYEYQIGVKLFELRKFGGQLNVTPKPTQSPVEPSVTTH from the coding sequence ATGACTTCTAACTTATCCAAACTTCCTGTTTCTGTCTTAATTCCGGCTCGAAATGAACAAGCAAATTTACCTGCTTGTTTAACGAGTGTTGCTAGAGCCGATGAAATTTTTGTTGTTGATTCCCAAAGTAGCGATCGCAGTGTGGAAATTGCCGAAAATTATGGAGCCAAAGTTGTTCAATTTTATTTTAAAGGGGGATGGCCGAAAAAGAAAAATTGGTCATTAGAAAATTTACCCTTTAGAAATGAATGGGTGTTAATTGTTGATTGTGATGAACGGATTACGCCTGAATCTTGGGATGAAATTGCTGAAGTGATTAAAAACCCAGAATATACGGGATATTATATTAATCGTCGGGTGTTCTTTTTAGGCACTTGGATTCGTCACGGTGGGAAATATCCTGACTGGAATTTACGTTTATTTCAACATAAATTGGGACGTTATGAAAACCTACAAACGGAGGATGTTCCCAATACTGGAGATAATGAAGTTCACGAGCACGTTGTCATGTCTTCGGGGAAAGTGGGATATCTTAAAGAGGATATGCTGCATGAAGATTTCCGAGATTTATTCCACTGGATTGAACGCCATAACCGTTACTCTAATTGGGAAGCACGAGTTTATTATAATCTCTTAACGGGTGCTGATGACAGTAAAACCATTGGAGCCAGTCTCTTTGGTGATTCAGTTAAACGCAAACGTTTTTTAAAGAAAATTTGGGTGAGATTACCCTTTAAACCTCTGTTGCGGTTTATTTTATTCTATTTTATTCAATTAGGATTCTTAGATGGAAAAGCAGGCTACATCTATGGTCGCCTTTTAAGCCAATACGAATATCAAATCGGTGTTAAATTATTTGAATTGCGTAAGTTTGGCGGACAATTAAATGTTACTCCTAAACCCACTCAATCCCCAGTTGAACCTTCTGTTACGACCCATTAA
- the hpsU gene encoding hormogonium polysaccharide biosynthesis acetyltransferase HpsU, which translates to MEKITFVDLRKYDQSDFDRGKPGWFVLFWWLIQAVTFPLTLHPLNGIRCQILRLFGAKIGQGVIIRPTARFTYPWKVTIGDYSWIGDDVVFYSLDQITIGEHCVISQKTYLCTGSHDIKTPDFQLKTAPIIIENGAWVATDCFVGPGVEIGSNAVIGARSSVFKNMPSGQVCMGSPCRPCYSRPMS; encoded by the coding sequence ATGGAAAAAATAACGTTTGTAGACTTAAGGAAATATGACCAGTCGGATTTTGATCGCGGAAAACCCGGTTGGTTTGTGTTATTTTGGTGGCTGATTCAAGCCGTGACCTTTCCCTTAACGTTACATCCCTTAAATGGGATTCGCTGTCAAATTTTACGATTATTTGGCGCTAAAATTGGTCAAGGGGTGATTATTCGTCCAACAGCCCGATTTACCTATCCTTGGAAAGTCACCATTGGAGATTATAGTTGGATTGGAGATGATGTTGTCTTTTATAGTTTAGATCAAATTACCATCGGCGAACATTGCGTCATCTCTCAAAAAACTTATTTATGTACCGGAAGCCATGATATTAAAACACCGGACTTTCAATTAAAAACGGCTCCGATTATCATTGAAAATGGAGCTTGGGTTGCTACAGATTGCTTTGTCGGCCCTGGGGTTGAAATTGGATCTAATGCAGTGATTGGGGCGCGCAGTAGTGTCTTTAAAAATATGCCTTCGGGCCAAGTTTGTATGGGTTCGCCTTGCCGTCCCTGTTATTCCAGACCCATGAGTTAA
- a CDS encoding D-alanine--D-alanine ligase family protein produces MTKLRVGLLFGGCSGEHEVSISSARAIAKALTIDENANRYELLPVYIQKDGVWKDREIAQQVLESGKPLLISDEAQPCDRIPRTINLSEIDVWFPILHGPNGEDGTIQGLLTLMQVPFVGSGVLGSAMGMDKIAMKMAFSQAGLPQVKYQLVMRSQIYSNPCIFPKLCDQLEAELGYPCFVKPANLGSSVGISKVRNRQELETALDNAASYDRRIIVEAGVVARELECAVLGTDYPKASVVGEITFNSDFYDYETKYTEGKADLFIPAKVSDEITQKIQEMAIQAFLAVDASGLGRVDFFYVEETGEILINEINTLPGFTATSMYPQLWAATSVPFPELVHQLIQFALERDSETKRN; encoded by the coding sequence ATGACTAAATTACGGGTAGGATTACTATTTGGTGGGTGTTCCGGCGAACATGAAGTATCGATTAGTTCCGCTAGAGCGATCGCAAAAGCCTTAACAATTGATGAGAATGCAAATCGATACGAACTGCTACCCGTATATATTCAAAAAGATGGGGTTTGGAAAGATAGGGAAATCGCTCAACAGGTTTTAGAGTCGGGAAAACCTCTATTGATCAGCGATGAAGCTCAACCTTGTGATCGCATTCCCCGGACGATTAATTTATCAGAAATTGATGTTTGGTTTCCAATTCTACATGGCCCTAATGGAGAAGATGGAACCATTCAAGGATTATTAACCTTGATGCAAGTTCCCTTTGTGGGTTCTGGGGTTTTAGGTTCAGCAATGGGAATGGATAAAATTGCGATGAAAATGGCATTTTCTCAAGCGGGTTTACCCCAAGTTAAATATCAGTTGGTGATGCGATCGCAAATTTATTCTAACCCTTGTATTTTTCCGAAATTATGCGATCAATTAGAAGCTGAATTAGGCTATCCTTGCTTTGTGAAACCCGCTAATTTAGGGTCATCGGTAGGAATTTCTAAAGTTAGAAATCGTCAAGAATTAGAAACCGCTTTAGATAATGCAGCTAGTTATGATCGGCGGATTATTGTAGAAGCGGGAGTGGTTGCGAGAGAATTAGAATGCGCGGTATTAGGAACTGATTATCCCAAGGCTTCTGTTGTGGGAGAAATTACGTTTAATAGCGATTTTTATGATTATGAAACTAAATACACCGAAGGCAAAGCAGATTTATTTATTCCCGCAAAAGTTAGCGATGAAATCACCCAGAAAATTCAAGAGATGGCGATTCAAGCTTTTTTAGCGGTTGATGCTTCTGGATTAGGACGGGTTGACTTTTTCTATGTTGAAGAAACGGGAGAAATTCTGATTAATGAAATTAATACCCTTCCGGGTTTTACCGCCACCAGTATGTATCCCCAACTTTGGGCTGCTACAAGTGTTCCCTTTCCTGAATTAGTCCATCAATTAATCCAATTTGCCTTAGAACGTGATTCAGAAACGAAACGGAACTGA
- a CDS encoding DUF309 domain-containing protein, with translation MTEEIPLAFWQGVEEFNQQEFYTCHDTLEALWMEASEPEKKFYQGVLQIAVGLYHLSQKNWKGAVILMGEGLGRLNYYYPDYSGINVEQFMDETSQLLKALQNAGAENVETFLPLMQPQGTVQGLKLPKIQKVI, from the coding sequence ATGACAGAAGAAATTCCCCTGGCGTTTTGGCAAGGTGTTGAAGAATTTAACCAACAAGAATTTTATACTTGTCATGACACTTTAGAAGCTTTATGGATGGAAGCCTCAGAACCCGAAAAGAAATTTTATCAAGGCGTTTTACAAATTGCCGTCGGACTCTATCATTTAAGCCAAAAAAATTGGAAAGGGGCTGTTATTTTAATGGGGGAAGGACTGGGACGCTTAAACTATTATTATCCTGATTATAGCGGGATTAACGTCGAACAATTCATGGATGAAACCAGCCAACTTTTAAAAGCATTACAAAACGCTGGTGCTGAAAACGTAGAGACGTTTCTTCCCTTAATGCAACCTCAAGGAACTGTTCAAGGTTTAAAATTACCCAAAATTCAAAAAGTTATATGA